From endosymbiont of Galathealinum brachiosum, one genomic window encodes:
- a CDS encoding P-II family nitrogen regulator produces the protein MKLISAIIKPFKLDDVREALSEIGVQGITVTEVKGFGRQKGHTELYRGAEYVVDFLPKVKLDVAVDDGIVDQVIEAIRNAANTGKIGDGKIFVSPVEQVIRIRTGESGPEAL, from the coding sequence ATGAAATTAATTTCTGCAATTATTAAACCTTTCAAGCTGGACGATGTGCGTGAAGCATTATCTGAAATTGGCGTGCAGGGTATTACAGTGACTGAAGTTAAAGGCTTTGGTCGTCAAAAAGGTCACACTGAGTTATATCGCGGTGCTGAGTATGTTGTTGATTTCCTTCCTAAGGTAAAACTGGATGTGGCAGTTGATGATGGCATTGTTGATCAGGTGATCGAAGCAATTCGTAACGCGGCGAATACAGGCAAAATTGGAGACGGCAAAATTTTTGTATCTCCAGTAGAGCAGGTTATTCGTATTCGTACAGGTGAAAGCGGTCCTGAAGCGCTTTAA
- a CDS encoding ATP-dependent protease — MSYASINTQALNGVSSLSVSVEVHISSGLPSLSIVGLPEAAVRESKDRVRAAIINSGFDFPMQRITVNLAPADLPKDGGRYDLPIAIGILAASKQIPVESLQQFEFHGELALSGELRPVSGALPVAIGAKKLKHTLILPDKSAEIASLIKDADIYQARYLLDICRYLHQQEDLQRPKIQLYKNETHILDLKDVKGQHRAKRALEIAAAGRHNLLMVGPPGTGKTMLASRLSSLLPPLTEQQAIDSAAIKSISHQGFNINEWGQRPFRAPHHTASGVALVGGGSNPKPGEISLAHNGVLFLDELTEFDRHSLDVLREPLETGSITISRAARQAEFPARFQLVAAMNPCPQGYNCDGKSLCQCTHEQQLKHRSRISAPLLDRIDIHIEVPAIDRKVLSEKTNNNETSSKIKQRVISAFEKQLKRCGKPNAELTSRETDEFCDLNSNETKLLDSAMEKLKLSARAYHRILRMSRTIADLENEKTINAKHLTEAISYRSLDRFMS, encoded by the coding sequence ATGTCTTACGCTTCTATCAATACTCAGGCCCTCAACGGCGTATCATCACTTTCAGTTAGTGTAGAAGTTCATATTTCAAGTGGGTTGCCGTCTTTATCTATCGTTGGCTTACCTGAAGCCGCCGTTCGAGAAAGTAAAGACAGGGTTCGTGCTGCCATTATAAATTCTGGCTTTGATTTTCCCATGCAACGAATTACGGTCAATCTTGCACCTGCTGATTTACCTAAAGATGGAGGCCGTTATGATTTACCCATTGCAATTGGCATTCTGGCCGCCTCAAAACAAATTCCCGTTGAATCATTACAGCAATTTGAATTTCATGGTGAATTAGCACTAAGTGGTGAACTTCGACCGGTAAGTGGCGCACTACCTGTTGCCATAGGTGCAAAAAAACTAAAGCATACTTTAATACTACCTGATAAATCTGCTGAAATTGCCTCACTGATTAAAGATGCAGACATCTATCAGGCCAGATATTTATTAGACATTTGCAGGTACCTGCATCAACAGGAGGACTTGCAACGCCCAAAAATTCAACTCTACAAAAATGAAACTCACATTCTTGATCTTAAAGATGTAAAAGGCCAGCACCGTGCAAAAAGAGCTTTAGAAATTGCAGCCGCTGGAAGACATAATCTACTGATGGTTGGTCCTCCAGGCACTGGTAAAACTATGCTTGCATCTCGATTATCAAGTTTGCTCCCTCCCTTAACTGAACAACAGGCAATTGATAGCGCGGCGATTAAATCTATAAGCCATCAGGGTTTTAATATAAATGAATGGGGGCAGCGACCTTTTCGCGCACCCCATCACACAGCATCAGGGGTTGCGTTAGTTGGTGGAGGATCTAACCCTAAACCTGGTGAAATTTCTCTGGCACATAATGGGGTTCTTTTTCTAGATGAACTAACTGAATTTGACAGGCACAGCCTTGATGTTTTACGTGAACCTTTAGAAACGGGAAGCATCACTATTTCAAGAGCCGCAAGACAAGCTGAGTTCCCTGCTCGTTTTCAGTTAGTTGCAGCAATGAATCCCTGCCCCCAGGGTTATAACTGTGATGGGAAATCATTATGCCAATGCACCCATGAACAACAATTAAAACACCGCTCCAGAATTTCTGCTCCTCTGCTTGATCGCATTGATATTCATATTGAAGTGCCTGCAATTGATAGAAAAGTTTTATCTGAAAAAACAAATAATAATGAAACGAGTTCCAAAATAAAACAGCGTGTAATTTCTGCATTTGAAAAACAGTTAAAACGATGCGGAAAGCCTAATGCGGAATTAACCAGTCGAGAAACCGATGAGTTTTGCGATTTAAACTCAAACGAAACAAAACTTCTCGATAGCGCCATGGAAAAATTAAAACTATCTGCTCGTGCTTATCATAGAATTTTGCGTATGAGCAGAACAATTGCAGATCTGGAAAATGAAAAAACAATTAACGCAAAACACTTAACTGAAGCAATTTCTTATCGTTCGTTAGATCGGTTTATGTCTTAG
- a CDS encoding ammonium transporter, with protein sequence MDTFYFLVCGALVMWMAAGFAMLEAGLVRSKNTTEILTKNVALFAISCVMYMVSGYAIMYDGGYFLAGIAGGDSLVKDALASSAENGFGGDSVYSGASDFFFQVVFVATAMSIVSGAVAERMKLWAFLAFAVVMTGFIYPMEGSWTWGGASVFGMFTLGDQGFSDFAGSGIVHMAGATAALAGVLLLGARKGKYGANGQIHPIPGANLPMATLGTFILWMGWFGFNGGSVLKLGDIASANSVAMVFLNTNAAAAGGALAALVAARLLFGKADLTMLLNGALAGLVAITAEPSTPTALQATMFGAIGGVLVVFSIIALDKMKIDDPVGAISVHGTCGLLGLLLVPITNPEGATFAGQLLGAATIFIWVFGTSFAVWMAIKVVMGIRVSEEDEYEGMDLVDCGMEAYPEFTTK encoded by the coding sequence ATGGATACCTTTTACTTTTTGGTGTGCGGTGCATTAGTAATGTGGATGGCAGCTGGCTTTGCAATGTTAGAAGCGGGTTTAGTTCGTTCAAAAAATACAACAGAAATTTTAACCAAGAACGTAGCATTGTTCGCGATTTCATGTGTTATGTACATGGTATCAGGTTATGCAATTATGTATGACGGTGGTTACTTCCTTGCGGGTATTGCAGGTGGTGATTCATTAGTTAAAGATGCTCTGGCGTCTTCAGCTGAAAATGGTTTTGGTGGTGATTCAGTTTATTCTGGTGCTTCTGACTTCTTCTTCCAGGTGGTTTTCGTTGCTACGGCAATGTCTATTGTCTCTGGTGCAGTAGCTGAACGTATGAAGTTATGGGCATTCCTTGCGTTTGCAGTTGTTATGACTGGCTTTATCTATCCGATGGAAGGTTCATGGACATGGGGTGGCGCTTCTGTATTCGGTATGTTTACACTGGGCGATCAAGGCTTCTCTGACTTTGCAGGTTCTGGCATTGTTCATATGGCAGGTGCAACAGCCGCTCTAGCGGGTGTATTGTTATTAGGTGCACGTAAAGGCAAATATGGTGCAAATGGTCAGATACACCCGATTCCAGGTGCAAACTTACCAATGGCTACACTAGGTACATTCATATTATGGATGGGCTGGTTCGGTTTCAATGGTGGTTCAGTTCTGAAGCTAGGTGATATCGCAAGTGCTAACTCTGTAGCGATGGTATTTTTAAATACTAATGCAGCAGCAGCGGGTGGTGCATTAGCAGCATTAGTGGCAGCACGTTTACTGTTTGGTAAAGCTGATTTAACAATGCTGTTAAACGGTGCGTTAGCAGGTCTGGTTGCAATTACGGCAGAGCCTTCTACGCCAACAGCATTGCAGGCAACTATGTTTGGTGCGATCGGTGGTGTACTGGTTGTATTTAGTATTATTGCACTGGATAAGATGAAAATTGATGACCCTGTTGGTGCAATCTCTGTTCACGGAACATGTGGTTTATTAGGTCTTTTATTAGTGCCTATTACAAACCCAGAAGGTGCAACATTTGCGGGTCAGTTATTAGGTGCAGCAACTATCTTTATCTGGGTATTTGGTACAAGCTTCGCAGTATGGATGGCCATTAAAGTTGTTATGGGTATTCGTGTAAGTGAAGAAGATGAATACGAAGGTATGGATCTGGTTGACTGTGGTATGGAAGCCTACCCTGAATTTACGACCAAATAG
- a CDS encoding NADP-dependent isocitrate dehydrogenase, which yields MPSSKIIYTQTDEAPALATYSLLPIVQAYSRAAGVDVETRDISLAGRIIANFPDNLKEEQKQSDALSELGELAKTPEANIIKLPNISASIPQLNEAIKELQSLGYDVPDFPEDPQNDAEQAIKARYAKVLGSAVNPVLREGNSDRRVAGPVKEYAKKNPHSMGVWNSDSKSHVASMSEGDFYGSEQSVVIENAGDVKIELITDDGATTVLKEKTPVLAGEVIDSSVMSCNALRAFFEAQAQDAKEQGILLSLHMKATMMKVSDPIIFGHAVSVYYKDVFEKHAATFKEIGVDTRNGLGDVYAKIANLNDALRQEIENDIQAVYKTRPALAMVNSNKGITNLHVPSDVIVDASMPAALRSSGQMWNNDDKLQDTKAMIPDRCYAGIYQEVFVFCKKHGAFDVTTMGNVSNVGLMAQKAEEYGSHDKTFQISDNGTVKVSDASGNTLMEHKVETGDIWRMSQTKDLPIQDWVKLAVNRAKATGQPAIFWLDKNRAHDANIIAKAETYLKDHDTSGLEIKIMSPVDAIRYTLDRVKAGEDTISVTGNVLRDYLTDLFPILELGTSAKMLSIVPLLAGGGLFETGAGGSAPKHVQQVLEENHLRWDSLGEFLAIAVSLEDLAGKTDNASINVLAEALNKANSQFLTNNKSPSRKVGELDTRGSHFYLAMYWAQALAEQTDDKSLQEMFLPIAKQLTDNESKIVDELSAVQGSSADIGGYFLSNVAKVSNVMRPSVTLNTVIDSI from the coding sequence ATGCCTAGCTCAAAGATTATCTATACCCAAACCGATGAAGCACCTGCTTTAGCAACTTATTCACTGCTGCCTATTGTTCAGGCATATAGCCGTGCTGCTGGCGTTGATGTGGAAACTCGGGATATTTCACTGGCAGGCCGTATTATTGCTAATTTCCCTGATAATTTAAAAGAAGAGCAGAAACAGAGTGATGCACTGTCAGAGCTGGGTGAGCTGGCTAAGACACCGGAGGCTAATATTATCAAATTGCCAAATATCAGTGCGTCTATTCCGCAGTTAAATGAAGCCATTAAAGAATTACAGTCACTTGGTTACGATGTGCCTGATTTTCCCGAGGATCCTCAGAATGATGCGGAGCAGGCAATTAAAGCGCGTTATGCAAAGGTACTGGGTAGTGCTGTAAATCCGGTATTACGAGAAGGTAATTCAGATCGTCGTGTTGCTGGTCCCGTAAAAGAGTATGCAAAGAAAAACCCTCATTCAATGGGTGTCTGGAATAGCGATTCGAAATCACACGTTGCTTCCATGTCTGAAGGCGATTTTTATGGCAGTGAACAGTCAGTCGTAATTGAAAATGCGGGTGATGTTAAAATTGAATTAATCACTGATGACGGTGCAACGACGGTATTAAAAGAAAAAACACCAGTGTTGGCTGGTGAAGTGATTGATTCGTCGGTAATGAGCTGTAACGCTTTACGTGCATTTTTTGAAGCCCAGGCACAGGATGCAAAAGAGCAGGGCATATTATTATCCTTACATATGAAAGCAACCATGATGAAAGTATCTGACCCGATTATTTTTGGTCATGCGGTAAGTGTTTATTATAAAGATGTATTTGAGAAACATGCGGCAACATTTAAAGAAATTGGTGTTGATACACGAAATGGATTAGGTGATGTATATGCAAAAATTGCTAACTTGAATGATGCGTTACGTCAGGAAATTGAAAACGATATTCAGGCGGTTTATAAAACTCGACCTGCATTAGCAATGGTTAACTCCAATAAAGGTATTACAAATTTACATGTACCAAGTGATGTGATTGTTGATGCTTCTATGCCAGCCGCTTTACGTTCATCAGGTCAGATGTGGAATAATGATGATAAGTTACAAGATACTAAAGCGATGATTCCTGATCGTTGTTATGCCGGTATTTATCAGGAAGTTTTTGTGTTTTGTAAAAAGCACGGTGCATTTGATGTTACAACAATGGGTAATGTAAGTAATGTCGGTTTAATGGCACAAAAAGCGGAAGAATATGGCTCGCATGATAAAACGTTCCAGATTTCTGATAACGGAACAGTTAAGGTAAGTGATGCTTCAGGTAATACTCTGATGGAGCATAAAGTTGAAACCGGTGATATCTGGCGTATGAGTCAGACTAAAGATCTACCGATCCAGGATTGGGTCAAGCTTGCTGTTAATCGTGCTAAAGCAACCGGTCAACCTGCAATATTCTGGTTAGATAAAAATCGTGCACATGATGCAAATATAATTGCTAAAGCAGAAACTTATTTAAAAGATCATGATACATCAGGTCTGGAAATTAAAATTATGTCTCCGGTAGATGCAATTCGATATACATTGGATCGTGTGAAAGCGGGAGAAGATACCATTTCTGTAACGGGAAATGTATTGCGTGATTACCTGACGGATTTGTTTCCTATTTTAGAATTAGGCACCAGTGCAAAAATGTTATCTATTGTACCGCTGCTTGCAGGTGGTGGTTTGTTTGAAACAGGTGCAGGCGGTTCAGCGCCAAAACATGTTCAGCAGGTATTAGAAGAAAATCATCTTCGATGGGATTCTTTAGGGGAGTTTCTGGCTATTGCTGTTTCACTGGAAGACCTTGCAGGAAAAACTGACAATGCATCTATAAACGTTTTAGCTGAAGCGTTAAATAAAGCAAACAGTCAATTTCTGACAAATAACAAATCTCCATCGCGAAAAGTAGGAGAGCTTGATACGCGTGGCAGTCATTTTTATCTGGCAATGTACTGGGCGCAGGCATTAGCAGAACAAACGGATGATAAATCTTTGCAGGAAATGTTTTTACCTATTGCAAAGCAGTTAACCGATAATGAATCTAAAATTGTTGATGAGTTAAGTGCAGTTCAGGGTAGCTCTGCGGATATTGGTGGGTATTTTCTTTCTAATGTAGCTAAAGTTTCAAACGTTATGCGTCCGAGTGTTACTTTGAATACGGTTATTGATAGTATTTAA
- a CDS encoding LysR family transcriptional regulator, with amino-acid sequence MYVNLPPLNSIRVFDAAARTGSFKKAAEELYVTPTAVSHQIKALEAALGTLLFVRKTRAIELTHDGNLLAKTAYNVLQQLANTVSEISSTKNIITVSTTSSFAAMWLVPNLTKFYQLHPDIEVAVKTGEQLDDLEKDRRVDLAIRYGIYDETSVNASLLVTEKIGMYATPGYIENLASGQSINLLETRWQLQNTNLPVFTWHALRKNSGNYKNIESVRQFTQEHHIIQAALAGQGIALVSNLLVKNVLEQGWLTQCDYVETDQEIEGLSYYLLVPEHNAYSKSIISFKDWLLEELK; translated from the coding sequence ATGTATGTCAATCTCCCCCCTTTAAATAGCATTAGGGTTTTTGATGCTGCGGCAAGAACAGGCAGCTTTAAAAAGGCCGCAGAAGAGCTTTACGTAACGCCGACGGCTGTTTCACATCAAATAAAAGCACTTGAAGCTGCGCTAGGCACTTTGTTATTTGTTCGAAAAACACGGGCAATTGAACTAACTCACGATGGTAATTTGTTAGCCAAAACTGCATATAATGTTCTACAACAGTTGGCGAATACAGTGAGTGAAATATCGAGCACTAAAAATATTATTACCGTAAGCACCACATCTTCTTTTGCAGCAATGTGGTTAGTACCAAATTTAACTAAATTTTATCAACTGCACCCTGATATAGAAGTCGCGGTAAAAACAGGTGAGCAACTTGATGATTTGGAAAAAGATAGAAGAGTTGATCTCGCTATTAGGTATGGCATTTATGACGAAACTTCAGTCAACGCATCTCTGTTGGTTACAGAAAAAATAGGCATGTACGCTACTCCAGGTTATATTGAAAATCTTGCCTCTGGGCAATCCATAAATCTATTAGAAACTAGATGGCAATTGCAAAATACAAACCTTCCAGTATTTACGTGGCATGCACTACGAAAAAACTCAGGAAATTATAAAAATATAGAAAGCGTTAGACAGTTCACTCAAGAGCATCACATTATTCAAGCTGCTCTCGCAGGTCAAGGTATTGCCTTAGTGAGCAATTTGCTTGTTAAAAATGTGCTAGAGCAAGGTTGGTTAACTCAATGTGACTATGTAGAAACTGATCAAGAAATTGAAGGATTAAGTTACTACTTATTAGTGCCTGAGCATAATGCTTATAGTAAAAGCATTATTTCGTTTAAGGATTGGCTTCTGGAAGAACTAAAGTAG